The following proteins are co-located in the Cutaneotrichosporon cavernicola HIS019 DNA, chromosome: 3 genome:
- a CDS encoding uncharacterized protein (to TIGR gene model, INSD accession), which translates to MTTDTPRKLRIAVLGAGRMGLRHARNVAYAAPRAELVGIADPKPAVLQAAAAELPPIRTALDSMDLISSPDVDAVLIASETSTHASLAVAAIQAGKHVLLEKPIAVDVEGSRPVVEAAAKSNVKVMIGFSRRFDESLGEAKAMLDRGELGTPYLLKSCTNDMFDSTGFFVAYSKASGGIFIDCGIHDIDLARWLLNTSASGKKEVQRVYGSGTNVRHPELAETGDCDNGMGIIEFSNGARAMIHLSRTAVHGHDTVTELFGTEGKAVVNGNPAINRLEIRDLHGVRSLSHPTYYERFKEAFVNELNTFVKVVLDDDKVPTPPEDALKAAQIAVALTHSFRTGVPVDFDEEGEPILK; encoded by the exons ATGACCACCGACACACCCCGCAAGCTGCGcatcgccgtcctcggAGCAGGCCGTATGGGTCTGCGCCACGCGCGAAAC GTCGCGTACGCTGCACCCCGCGCCGAACTGGTGGGCATCGCGGACCCCAAGCCCGCAGTCCTCCAGGCCGCGGCAGCCGAGCTTCCCCCCATTCGCACGGCGTTGGACAGCATGGACCTCATCAGCTCGCCTGACGTTGATGCGGTCTTGATTGCAAGCGAGACGAGCACACACGCCTcgctcgcggtcgccgccatccaGGCCGGCAAgcacgtcctcctcgagaagcCGATTgctgtcgacgtcgagggaTCTCGGCCAGTCGTCGAAGCCGCTGCAAAGTCGAATGTCAAGGTCATGATCGGGTTTTCGCGTCGGTTCGACGAGTCCCTCGGTGAGGCTAAGGCTATGCTCGACCGTGGCGAGCTGGGTACGCCTTATCTTCTCAAGAGCTGCACGAACGACATGTTCGACTCGACGGGCTTCTTTGTCGCATACTCCAAGGCTAGCGGGGGCATTTTCATCGACTGCGGGATCCACGATATCGACCTCGCTCGGTGGCTGCTCAACACGTCGGCTAGTGGCAAGAAAGAAGTCCAGCGCGTGTATGGGAGCGGGACGAATGTTCGTCACCCCGAACTCGCCGAGACCGGCGATTGCGATAACGGAATGGGTATTATCGAGTTTAGTAATGGCGCGCGGGCCATGATCCACCTCTCCCGCACTGCTGTTCATGGACATGACACGGTCACGGAACTCTTCGGGAccgagggcaaggccgTCGTGAATGGTAACCCTGCGATCAACAGGCTTGAGATTCGCGACTTGCACGGCGTCCGCAGCCTTTCCCACCCCACGTACTACGAACGCTTCAAGGAGGCGTTCGTCAACGAGCTCAACACATTCGTAAAGGTTGtgctggacgacgacaaggtgCCTACACCTCCGGAAGACGCACTCAAGGCCGCACAGATTGCCGTCGCGCTTACACACTCGTTCCGGACTGGTGTACCTGTTGATttcgacgaggagggggagccGATCCTCAAGTAG
- the MGR2 gene encoding uncharacterized protein (Reactive mitochondrial oxygen species modulator 1), protein MPPPPTTTQGGSNWDKMKMGFVMGGGVGLTIGFIFGSFSILRAGPGPRGALATLAQYMGSSAATFAFFMSIGSVIRTEDKYAYAIKAAQSARIHTQPSPWTAVYRNAMANKGL, encoded by the exons ATgccgcctcctccgacCACGACGCAGGGTGGTTCCAACTGGGACAAGA TGAAGATGGGCTTCGTCATGGGAGGCGGTGTCGGCCTCACCATTGGCTTCATCTTC ggcTCGTTCTCCATTCTCCG TGCCGGCCCTGGCCCGCGCGGTGCGCTCGCGACCCTCGCTCAGTACATGGGCTCGTCTGCTGCGACTTTTGCCTTCTTCATGTCGATTGGCTCG GTTATCCGTACGGAGGACAAGTACGCGTACGCCATCAAGGCCGCACAGTCGGCGCGTATCCACACGCAGCCTTCCCCGTGGACCGCGGTGTACCGCAACGCCATGGCGAACAAGGGACTCTAA
- the RTC1 gene encoding uncharacterized protein (Wd repeat protein): MNRLTTVLYPSIPGSAGSEGSPANPTPQDSVTGQASPVERRLSLSVNVGARSIYDDPRATRFLSPPPTLDRSHSDDDRGTLHTQRQRRPTEFDIDFPSSSRPHSLKRSDNSTPTAPLSNGPDRSLRVNLMAACVQPPRRNRNSAAPAATGRLNAMAKGPKGQYVVGGSQYLRVLEITNPSQDDEGLPKSRTPFARGPGGVGISEVVNFWRPSWSPNKGVNDVDWGCGNFENKIVTATPSVHWMIFDLERGKLDREVGGGHTRSVNVIRASKMPAFAHMVLTGGQEGQVRLWDLRAAEPANRKYYKHNASITALSLCLDDPHQFVVGTDTGGLYRYDSRVPGKAIGKLWGAHGSKAVMDLKWKESEEFSLPGQGWLASAGSDRTVQIWDMSQSWDKGATATHILHTTYAVRGVDWRPSHSTELVVVPWDQLAATASPDSNRPEASPSLPLESEQSLEVWDVRRHYIAKYALPGHDSTAIAASWVDEDSVVACYQNGGLIQIDLNSRAAPKTIPLETIPRQVVAFSCKGEVAYAVDRFKPGEIPFDDVKAEYSAHWQVGGRTRKAPGDHAYEPTQAMGTLPLSWIDNDEFRYLASHYRLEGMPPVQLCQYNRDVASMCDRTDDARVWHFLIGIFDEFGKLNEGMFNESVFSQAATVVQPRPPSPHGLETRRTSDETITAGIFQGIPMVRGEEIVAPEFEGSEDGSGSSESGLETPPKGRFKSFVMPTANGQRPNLGRLASSGSSLLAAGGMMRVPKKLGFDTPMSDDEESLTPIADMDYPDAYGISAALEAAYARSRTSRSTPQSTRPPSPSKLTSGRRSANGSMRGSQRPSVAERTIDRIQPVALTRPAQDAFPPLQWDDYREARIQSFLDWWEAYIDDGEVQLATALCIVGSKVIRFPQKQVERVLDTYLNMLEAHHLPVPLAYYRRFSNILDAQTVSGMDGISHVQYCVKCGKSTGSLDDTSETKTFWWCTKCRRAAKICTICREPVKGLWMSCNTCRHGGHQRCMRSYYTKSVTVTVVPAPEASRAPSPSPGGQVGRRSSNQQQTGVSSSSYGSNVSGLAATSYESSGLSSRVKQVELVIPDGTGPQVRSIHFKDHWPGSFYNTGWQTVCPRLLSPDAVPVPYLLVSGRLARPPSPTPTMSSEDELVQRTTMPAHQQLPLAPPPLVISANLCSSPANTPAPPSKESSVGLDAAGAPSTEIRTAILNTQKIADEPKSVEPPSSMFATPAPPTSNGSHKPLRPSRWTKARSTSTESFVSSMGIEATLGSQYNQEGFPNYPVSSEDEDSDVRIVADGEAIAKQLAQTDEAVRQINGTTTVVQRSFGNMMPSAPSSNQYELPRAAAAFVRRPAPGKLRGERGDLKTGGSFVSSGSSTSSEESDFLPGISWVNSVSQPVPSNTYNYQFYYTKPGGPSNPNMPPPPTIGNRKPGSPQRGSLNQPPSSGLVTPNAEQITLPNTHSADTATEGPGDNDEDDETNQRNRSYNTYLKRQQGAEAVAQWRQHAIPPIYDNPPGFDGTPPEGHAQHEGSGERPKKRRRSTKNLEAPDPSLRNSPSDPSEDSDIELHGSASDSEYNVGKKRNRRNSAKDKGSRVRATLPMPPAQASPSSSKGSPAPTAKKSQPKPRRPSGASDGKPAIQPGGVQCEYVNPLPPYQRCPDVFTRKYDIPRHMARHARREGVLVSEGKLPEEKAMLWKTIRDKPQIRCKVCLEYFTRQDALKRHQNKQHHH, from the exons ATGAACCGCCTCACAACCGTCCTCTACCC CTCAATTCCTGGCTCGGCTGGGTCTGAGGGGTCACCGGCCAACCCCACTCCTCAGGATTCGGTAACGGGCCAAGCATCGCCCGTTGAGCGACGCTTGTCTTTGAGTGTGAATGTGGGCGCACGGTCAATCTATGACGATCCTCGCGCGACACGCTTCCTCTCGCCCCCACCAACCCTTGATCGTTCGCACTCTGATGACGACCGAGGGACATTGCACACCCAACGTCAGCGCCGTCCCACCGAGTTTGATATCGATttcccctcttcctctAGGCCCCACAGCCTTAAACGCTCCGACAACTCTACGCCCACCGCGCCGCTTAGCAACGGACCAGACCGCTCCCTCCGCGTCAACCTCATGGCCGCCTGTGtccagcctcctcgccgcaaCCGCAACTCGGCAGCGCCTGCCGCCACCGGTCGGCTGAATGCCATGGCAAAGGGCCCCAAAGGGCAGTATGTCGTTGGCGGCAGCCAAT ACCTGCGCGTGCTCGAGATCACGAATCCATCTCAAGATGACGAGGGGTTGCCCAAGTCGCGGACGCCGTTCGCTCGTGGACCGGGCGGCGTGGGTATCTCGGAAGTCGTCAACTTCTGGCGCCCATCGTGGAGTCCCAACAAAGGCGTCAACGACGTCGATTGGGGATGTGGGA ACTTTGAGAACAAGATCGTGACGGCCACACCGAGCGTGCACTGGATGATCTTCGATTTGGAGCGCGGCAAGCTGGACCGCGAGGTCGGGGGTGGCCACACCCGCTCCGTCAACGTCATCCGCGCCTCCAAGATGCCCGCGTTTGCGCACATGGTGCTGACTGGTGGACAAGAGGGGCAGGTTAGACTTTGG GACTTACGTGCTGCTGAGCCAGCAAATAGAAAATATTACAAGCATAACGCGTCCATCACAGCGCTCTCACTCTGTCTTGATGATCCCCATCAATTCGTCGTTGGCACCGACACGGGTGGGCTGTACCGCTACGACTCGCGTGTGCCAGGAAAGGCAATCGGCAAGCTGTGGGGTGCTCACGGGTCCAAAGCTGTCATGGACCTCAAGTGGAAGGAGAGCGAAGAGTTCTCCCTGCCAGGCCAGGGCTGGCTTGCAAGCGCAGGTAGCGATAGGACTGTGCAG ATCTGGGACATGTCTCAGTCATGGGACAAGGGTGCGACGGCCACGCACATTCTCCACACGACCTATGCGGTCCGGGGTGTTGACTGGCGCCCGTCGCATTcgaccgagctcgtcgttgtACCGTGGGATCAGCTCGCCGCGACGGCATCGCCGGATTCGAATCGGCCAGAGGCCTCGCCATCACTGCCCCTCGAGTCGGAGCAGTCTCTAGAGGTGTGGGATGTCAGGCGACATTACATCGCCAAGTATGCACTCCCGGGACACGACAGCACTGCGATCGCCGCGTCATGGGTTGACGAGGACTCAGTCGTCGCGTGCTACCAGAACGGCGGCCTCATACAGATCGACCTTAACAGCAGAGCCGCGCCTAAGACAATTCCGCTTGAGACTATCCCCCGGCAGGTCGTCGCGTTCAGCTgcaagggcgaggtggcCTACGCTGTCGATCGCTTCAAGCCGGGTGAGATCCCTTTCGACGACGT GAAAGCAGAGTACTCGGCGCACTGGCAGGTGGGCGGCCGTACCCGTAAGGCTCCAGGAGACCACGCGTACGAGCCCACCCAGGCCATGGGGACGCTCCCATTGAGCTGGATCGACAACGATGAGTTCAGGTACCTCGCGAGTCACTACCGCCTCGAAGGCATGCCTCCCGTGCAGCTCTGCCAGTACAACCGCGACGTTGCATCAATGTGCGATAGGACAGACGATGCCCGCGTGTGGCACTTCCTTATCGGTATATTTGACGAGTTTGGAAAACTGAACGAGGGCATGTTCAACGAGTCTGTCTTCTCGCAGGCAGCGACGGTCGTCCAGCCGCGCCCGCCGTCACCTCATGGCCTGGAGACACGACGAACAAGCGACGAGACGATCACCGCGGGCATATTCCAGGGCATCCCGAtggtgcgcggcgaggagattgtCGCGCCCGAGTTCGAAGGATCCGAGGACGGCTCGGGCTCCTCTGAATCTGGCCTGGAGACGCCCCCGAAGGGCCGCTTCAAGTCGTTCGTAATGCCGACAGCGAACGGGCAGCGACCCAACCTAGGACGCTTGGCGTCGTCCGGCTCCTCCCTTCTTGCCGCAGGCGGCATGATGCGCGTCCCCAAGAAGTTGGGCTTTGACACGCCGATGtctgacgacgaggaaTCCCTGACCCCAATCGCGGACATGGACTACCCCGATGCATATGGCATATCAGCCGCGCTCGAAGCGGCTTATGCCCGCTCGCGCACGTCCCGCTCCACACCACAGAGCACGCGTCCCCCGTCGCCGAGTAAGCTGACGAGCGGGCGCCGCAGCGCCAATGGATCCATGCGAGGAAGCCAGCGGCCGTCGGTCGCAGAACGCACCATAGACCGGATACAGCCTGTGGCGCTCACCCGGCCGGCACAGGACGCgttccctcctctccagTGGGACGACTACCGCGAGGCACGGATCCAATCGTTCCTCGACTGGTGGGAGGCATACATCGACGAC GGCGAGGTGCAGCTTGCAACAGCACTATGTATTGTAGGATCTAAAGTTATCAGGTTCCCGCAGaagcaggtcgagcgcgtccttgaCACGTACCTCA ACATGCTCGAGGCGCACCACCTCCCCGTCCCGCTGGCGTACTACCGCCGCTTCTccaacatcctcgacgcacAGACGGTCTCGGGCATGGACGGCATCAGCCACGTTCAATACTGCGTCAAGTGCGGCAAGTCGACTGGTtcgctcgacgacacgaGCGAGACCAAGACGTTTTGGTGGTGCACCAAGtgccgtcgcgccgccaagATCTGCACGATTTG CCGTGAACCGGTCAAGGGTCTGTGGATGAGCTGCAACACGTGCCGGCACGGCGGGCACCAACGATGTATGCGCTCGTACTACA ccaAATCCGTCACGGTCACTGTCGTGCCAGCACCGGAGGCGTCTCGAgcaccgtcgccgagcccTGGCGGGCAAGTTGGGCGGCGCTCTTCAAACCAGCAGCAGACTggcgtctcctcgtcatcgtaTGGGTCAAACGTGAGCGGACTGGCTGCTACGTCATACGAGTCGTCAGGCCTGTCATCCAGGGTCAAGCAGGTTGAGCTCGTGATCCCCGATGGAACGG GTCCGCAGGTGCGCTCCATCCACTTCAAAG ATCACTGGCCAGGTTCGTTCTACAATACTGGTTGGCAGACGGTTTGTCCTCGTCTCCTCTCCCCGGACGCCGTCCCTGTCCCCTATCTCCTCGTCTCAGGCCGACTAGCTCGACCACCGTCACCCACTCCCACGATGAGTAGCGAAGACGAACTCGTCCAGCGAACCACCATGCCCGCCCACCAGCAGCTGCCCTtggcgcctcctccgctcgTGATCTCGGCCAACCTGTGTTCATCACCTGCCAAcacgcctgcgccgcccaGCAAGGAGTCTTCCGTGGGGTTGGACGCAGCCGGCGCTCCGTCTACGGAGATCCGCACCGCCATCCTCAACACGCAGAAGATTGCGGACGAGCCGAAGTCTGTGGAACCTCCGTCGTCGATGTTCGCGActcccgccccgcccaccTCGAATGGATCACACAAACCTCTTCGTCCCAGCCGTTGGACCAAGGCgcggtcgacctcgaccgaATCGTTCGTTTCAAGCATGGGCATAGAGGCCACCCTCGGCTCGCAATACAACCAGGAGGGCTTCCCCAACTATCCTGTGTcgtccgaggacgaggacagtGATGTGCGTATTgtggccgacggcgaggctATAGCCAAGCAGCTCGCTCAAACGGACGAGGCCGTGCGCCAGATCAACGGCACAACTACCGTCGTCCAGCGAAGCTTTGGCAACATGATGCCTTCtgcgccttcctccaaccAGTACGAGCTCCCGCGTGCGGCAGCTGCATTCGTCCGACGCCCGGCGCCCGGCAAATTGCGAGGCGAGCGTGGTGATCTCAAGACTGGCGGGTCGTTCGTATCCTctggctcgtcgacctcgtcagAGGAGTCTGATTTCCTTCCTGGGATTTCGTGGGTCAACTCGGTGTCACAGCCAGTCCCGTCCAACACCTACAACTACCAATTCTACTACACCAAGCCGGGCGGCCCGTCTAACCCCAAcatgccgccgccaccgacTATAGGCAATCGTAAACCCGGCTCGCCCCAACGAGGCAGTCTCAATCAGCCGCCATCGAGCGGTCTCGTAACTCCCAATGCGGAACAGATTACGCTTCCGAATACGCACTCAGCGGACACGGCCACAGAAGGTCCAGGGGACAatgatgaggatgacgaAACA AACCAGAGGAACAGATCGTATAACACCTATCTCAAGCGTCAGCAGGGTGCTGAAGCTGTTGCGCAATGGCGCCAGCACGCCATCCCGCCTATTTACGACAATCCACCTGGGTTTGACGGCACTCCTCCGGAAGGCCATGCTCAGCACGAGGGTTCAGGCGAGCGGCCGAAGaagcgacgacgaagcACGAAGAACCTCGAGGCTCCTGACCCGAGCCTTCGGAACTCACCCAGCGATCCGAGCGAGGACTCGGACATTGAGTTACACGGCAGTGCGTCCGACAGCGAGTACAATGTgggcaagaagcgcaatCGCCGTAACTCAgccaaggacaagggctCGCGTGTGCGCGCAACGTTGCCGATGCCGCCAGCTCAGGCGTCACCGTCTTCAAGCAAGGGCTCTCCAGCGCCTACGGCGAAGAAGTCGCAGCCCAAGCCTAGACGGCCAAGTGGTGCATCTGATGGCAAGCCGGCGATCCAACCGGGCGGCGTGCAATGCGAATACGTCAACCCACTCCCACCCTACCAACGGTGCCCCGACGTTTTTACTCGCAAATACGACATTCCGCGGCACATGGCGCGTCATGCGCGAAGAGAAGGTGTCCTCGTCTCGGAAGGCAAGCTGCCTGAAGAGAAGGCTATGCTCTGGAAGACGATCCGAGATAAGCCGCAGATTCGGTGCAAGGTGTGCTTGGAGTACTTTACAAG GCAGGACGCATTGAAACGCCACCAGAACAAGCAGCATCACCATTAA
- the GBP2 gene encoding uncharacterized protein (RNA recognition motif), protein MDLDRDYETRDRRDDRDDERDYRDERDHDDDRDHGRDRDRSRSRERERRDSHRDRDRDDDVERDDRRRERRRSRSRSRSPRRRSRSGSRSHDRERDHDRDRDRKRSRRESHSNRDDDLYRPTESRSRSRERDRDRPRERRRGERGGERNRDRPPRRWGSTSGPQPVLRSEGGPMNAPVGVAEAHTRVSRRENRLYVGNLKYEVTFKDLERFMGQAGGEVVFSEILVTPQGNSKGCGVVEFATRDQARVAIDEIGEKMFMGRPVFLRPDREPNARFGAAPIPGRIGMALGEAASFGGQPTNRNVFVNNIPFGASWQDLKDLMRQAGEVIRADVAMTPDGRPKGNGTVVFVDAQGAANAIRQLHGFDWNGSVIEVREDRFAAMPGRAPIRGGPPIRGGMRGMPRGGFGRGGFGGGFGGGAGFGGGGFGQGFSGGFQQGPPAQGFGGAVPPPAAPATNGSYPTQVQREVMEQPAVAEPSPQIWVGNLIRETAHLDLVELFATVAPVVLAEILLEGGESRGEGIVQFQSAADAAESITRFNGYAYGGVNLDVQYNPRWHEFGPDAARGDEARGAEE, encoded by the exons ATGGATCTCGACAGAGATTACG aaACTCGTGATCGCCGGGATGAtcgtgacgacgagcgcgactaccgcgacgagcgcgaccaTGATGACGACAGGGATCATGGGCGTGACCGTGACCGTAGTCGGAGTCGTGAGCGCGAACGCCGCGACAGTcaccgcgaccgcgacagggacgacgacgtggagcgcgacgaccgTCGCCGTGAACGC cgcCGCTCACGCTCTCGGTCCCGCTCACCCCGACGCCGCTCGCGTTCCGGCTCTCGCTCTCATGACCGCGAACGCGACCACGACCGTGATCGCGATCGCAAGCGCTCACGCCGCGAGTCCCACTCTAACCGCGATGACGACCTCTACCGGCCCACCGAGtcgcgctctcgctcgcggGAGCGCGATCGTGACCGTCCGCGAGAGCGGCGGAGGggagagcgcggcggcgagcgcaacCGTGATCGTCCTCCGCGTCGGTGGGGATCGACATCTGGACCGCAACCTGTGCTCCGCAGCGAGGGTGGGCCGATGAACGCCCCGGTTGGTGTTGCTGAGGCGCACACCCGAGTCAGCCGACGCGAGAACCGGTTATACGTCGGCAACCTCAAGTACGAAGTCACTttcaaggacctcgagcgGTTTATGGGCCAAG CTGGCGGCGAAGTCGTGTTCTCTGAGATCCTCGTCACGCCGCAGGGCAACTCGAAGGGTTGCGG CGTTGTCGAGTTTGCTACACGCGATCAGGCGCGTGTTGCCATTGACGAGATTGGCGAGAAGATGTTCATGGGCCGTCCTGTGTTCTTACGCCCG GACCGTGAGCCGAACGCACGGTTCGGAGCGGCTCCGATCCCCGGACGCATCGGCATGGCTCTCGGCGAAGCGGCGTCCTTTGGTGGCCAACCAACTAATCGTAACGTGTTCGTCAACAACATCCCATTCGGCGCGTCATGGCAGGACCTCAAGGACCTGATGCGTCAGGCTGGCGAGGTGATCCGCGCGGATGTGGCGATGACGCCTGACGGGCGACCGAAGGGGAACGGTACCGTCGTCTTCGTTGACGCACAGGGAGCGGCGAACGCAATTC gccAGCTCCACGGGTTCGACTGGAACGGCAGCGTGATTGAGGTGCGCGAGGACCGCTTCGCGGCGATGCCTGGCCGCGCGCCGATTCGCGGTGGGCCACCGATACGGGGCGGTATGCGTGGTATGCCGCGGGGCGGCTTTGGGCGGGGCGGTTTCGGGGGAGGCTTCGGGGGAGGGGCAGgctttggcggcggcgggttCGGACAAGGCTTCAGCGGTGGGTTCCAGCAGGGCCCGCCGGCGCAGGGCTTTGGCGGCGCCGTACCACCTCCCGCGGCTCCTGCGACGAATGGGTCGTATCCTACACAGGTGCAGAGGGAGGTGATGGAGCAGCCGGCCGTCGCCGAACCCAGCCCGCAGATCTGGGTAGGCAAT ctcaTTCGCGAGACAGCGCATCTGGACCTCGTGGAGTTATTCGCCACGGTCGCGCCAGTCGTTCTCGCTGAAATTCTActtgagggcggcgagagcCGCGGTGAGGGCATCGTGCAGTTCCAGAGCGCAGCCGATGCGGCCGAGTCTATTACGAGATTCAACGGATATGCGTATGGCggcgtcaacctcgacgtgcAGTACAACCCGCGCTGGCACGAGTTTGGACCTGATGCAGCGCGCGGGGATGAGGCGCGCGGTGCCGAGGAGTAG
- the NdufS8 gene encoding uncharacterized protein (4Fe-4S dicluster domain) — protein sequence MSQPLARLGLRTLRTRPLATRIGVRAFSVSMPRPYEENMTPKDQYGRPDYSKGPSALDKASQLFFMTEIFRGMWVVLEQFFRPPYTIMYPFEKGPLSPRFRGEHALRRYPNGEERCIACKLCEAICPAQAITIESEARVDGSRRTTRYDIDMTKCIYCGFCQEACPVDAIVETQNYEYATETREELLYNKEKLLQNGDKAEAEIAANLQSDHFYR from the exons aTGTCCCAACCacttgcgcgcctcggcctgcgcaCACTGCGCACGCGGCCTCTCGCGACCCGCATCGGCGTTCGCGCGTTCTCCGTCTCTATGCCGCGCCCGTACGAGGAGAACATGACCCCAAAGGATCAGTATGGGCGTCCCGATTACTCCAAGGGACCGAGCGCACTCGACAAGGCTAGCCAGCTGTTCTTCATGACGGAGATCTTCCGAG GCATGTgggtcgtcctcgaacaGTTCTTCCGGCCCCCATACACCATCATGTACCCCTTTGAGAAGGgtcccctctccccccgCTTCCGCGGCGAGCACGCCCTCCGGCGGTACCCtaacggcgaggagcgctgCATTG CCTGCAAGCTCTGCGAAGCCATCTGCCCGGCCCAGGCCATCACTATCGAGTccgaggcgcgcgtcgacggctCGCGCCGCACGACCCGCTACGACATTGACATGACCAAGTGCATCTACTGTGGCTTCTGCCAGGAGGCGTGCCCCGTCGACGCCATTGTCGAGA CCCAGAACTACGAGTACGCGAccgagacgcgcgaggagctcctgTACAACAAGGAGAAGCTGCTCCAGAAcggcgacaaggccgaggccgagatcgccgccaacctccAGTCCGACCAC ttcTACCGCTAA
- the GCS1 gene encoding uncharacterized protein (ARF GTPase activator) — MAEIYQKKELLQLMSTGANKLCVDCNSPSPQWASVSYGTFICLECSGVHRGFGVHISFVRSITMDKWSEEQLKKMRNGGNAAFNEFMDSYGADGGYTKGMGMSEKYNSWAATQYRDKLAATCEGREWSPSPAPAAPSRTASAQATRKARASGVGSGVGSGVPSRTASPYNDAPNGNEAYFERMGATNASRPDHLPPSQGGKYGGFGNTPEPDASAQHPSYGLSSRAAPTLDEFQRNPMGALTKGWGLFSSAVVTASREINESVVKPGMSRAQEMYDQGASDDVKRYFNQAGTQARSAANWAGTRAADGWDQVNDVARNQAGVDINERLGRMGLGKGSARDQGYGQVPTHSQKDEDDFFDAWDEPESSKTTNAPLSGPSTVPKPPASKAAKKDQWDDEWKDF; from the exons ATGGCCGAAATCTATCAGAAAAAGGAGCTACTCCAGCTCATGAGTACTGGAGCTAACAAGC TTTGTGTCGACTGCAACTCGCCCTCTCCGCAATGGGCCTCGGTTTCGTACGGCACCTTCATCTGCCTCGAATGTTCTGGCGTTCACCGCG GTTTCGGCGTACACATCTCCTTCGTCCGCTCAATCACGATGGACAAGTGGTCGGAAgagcagctcaagaagaTGAGG AACGGCGGTAACGCCGCCTTTAATGAGTTCATGGACTCGTacggcgccgacggggGATACACCAAGGGCATGGGCATGAGCGAAAAGTACAACTCGTGGGCGGCGACCCAGTATCGTGACAAGTTGGCTGCGACGTGCGAGGGCCGCGAGTGGAGTCCGTCTCCGGCGCCAGCGGCACCCTCGAGGACCGCATCGGCCCAGGCGACTCGGAAGGCGCGCGCAAGTGGTGTGGGGAGCGGCGTGGGGAGTGGTGTTCCCTCCCGCACCGCTTCGCCTTATAATGATGCGCCAAATGGGAACGAGGCGTATTTCGAGCGAATGGGGGCGACCAACGCCTCGAGGCCCGATCatctccctccttcccagGGCGGCAAGTATGGCGGGTTCGGGAACACGCCCGAGCCGGATGCGTCGGCACAGCACCCTAGCTATGGGTTGAGCAGTCGCGCTGCTCCGACACTCGACGAGTTCCAGCGTAACCCCATGGGCGCGCTCACCAAGGGATGGGGCCTGTTTAGCTCTGCTGTGGTAACTGCGAGTCGCGAGATCAATGAGAGCGTCGTCAAGCCTGGCATGAGCCGCGCACAGGAAATGTACGACCAgggcgcgagcgacgacgtcaagcgCTACTTTAACCAGGCAGGGACGCAGGCGCGCTCAGCAGCCAACTGGGCCGGTACCCGGGCGGCCGACGGATGGGACCAGGTcaacgacgtcgcgcgTAACCAGGCCGGCGTGGATATCAACGAACGCCTCGGGCGTATGGGGCTCGGCAAGgggagcgcgcgcgatcAGGGGTACGGGCAGGTGCCAACGCATTCGCAaaaggacgaggacgactttTTTGACGCGTGGGACGAACCCGAGAGCAGCAAGACCACCAATGCGCCGCTCTCGGGCCCGTCGACCGTGCCCAAGCCACCTGCGTCcaaggcggccaagaaggaccagtgggacgacgagtggaAAGACTTCTAG